A part of Puntigrus tetrazona isolate hp1 chromosome 21, ASM1883169v1, whole genome shotgun sequence genomic DNA contains:
- the fybb gene encoding FYN-binding protein 1 isoform X5 has protein sequence MDKKADVKAIMARFQAGNASTEGTPSVRPKPPVQPTLSSGPAVPIKKPVLESSLSSGVNTTSIAPKPKSTVNTARSAPDMHEPPKLKAFGTRFENTQENNKINFKAPVKPKPPDLSQDSETPKVPFPKVPLQKPASSIMANDSKVTSPKPLTPMAKPPWVKDVPQAEDNSTSPNPTPPKMPSAPKPKSSIAALRQQPEENSNVESAVKPSIVSNVKPSSFRVKNTFIKPEEGVKEGAKVPSANEALSKPVALNKPSVPRKSSGPPVQTANNDPSAPKKKPLPNTYALGSAPAKPNRPPKVNLEKFKKGLETSTDSPGPKNVTPPSPPASHPSSQPAPPLPSQHLRPNLPPRHPGPIIQDENYDDVDSFRMGQKNEGSGSDGEIYEDLDDSRTAAEPSQPQKKQEKDLKNQKDREKKEKDAIKKFKITTPLQVIHQVKAKADCKGGKHDLSIKKGESIDIIRITDNPEGKWLGRSQDGSFGYVKTEMAEIDFTVLKNKGLSLPHNLENEEVYDDVESMDEQLNMNGQRVVLPPPPDDDLYDDIPDSNVNPISTGDPRYLLKRRNFLDMLKSSVERRKSQLHNNE, from the exons ATG GACAAGAAGGCAGACGTAAAAGCTATTATGGCTCGCTTCCAAGCAGGAAATGCATCTACAGAAGGGACTCCAAGTGTTCGTCCAAAACCACCTGTCCAGCCAACCCTTTCTTCAGGCCCAGCAGTGCCTATTAAAAAGCCTGTTCTTGAAAGTAGCCTATCTAGTGGAGTAAATACTACCTCAATTGCCCCTAAACCTAAGAGCACAGTCAACACAGCTAGAAGCGCTCCAGACATGCACGAACCTCCAAAGTTAAAAGCTTTTGGGACTAGGTTTGAAAACACGCAAGAGAACAACAAAATCAACTTTAAAGCTCCTGTTAAACCCAAACCACCAGACTTGTCCCAGGACTCTGAGACTCCAAAGGTCCCATTCCCGAAGGTACCACTACAGAAACCTGCTTCAAGCATCATGGCGAATGATTCAAAGGTAACAAGTCCAAAACCATTGACTCCTATGGCAAAACCACCCTGGGTCAAAGACGTCCCACAAGCTGAAGACAATAGCACTAGCCCTAATCCCACTCCTCCGAAAATGCCATCAGCACCCAAACCGAAAAGCTCCATAGCTGCGCTACGCCAGCAGCCGGAGGAAAACAGCAACGTGGAGTCTGCTGTAAAACCTTCCATAGTATCTAATGTGAAACCATCAAGTTTCCGTGTTAAAAATACCTTCATCAAACCAGAGGAAGGTGTTAAAGAAGGTGCAAAAGTACCAAGTGCTAATGAGGCACTCTCAAAGCCTGTAGCGCTTAATAAACCCAGTGTGCCAAGAAAATCATCTGGACCTCCTGTACAGACAGCCAACAATGATCCTTCGGCGCCCAAGAAGAAACCTTTACCCAATACCTACGCTTTGGGCAGCGCTCCTGCAAAGCCCAACAGGCCGCCCAAAGTCAACCTTGAAAAGTTCAAAAAGGGGTTAGAGACTTCAACAGATA GTCCTGGACCAAAGAATGTAACTCCCCCTTCCCCACCTGCCTCTCACCCCAGTAGTCAGCCGGCTCCACCCCTGCCCTCTCAACACTTGCGTCCCAACCTGCCCCCGCGACATCCAGGACCTAT AATTCAAGATGAGAATTATGATGATGTGGATAGCTTTAGAATGG GTCAGAAAAACGAG GGAAGTGGAAGTGATGGTGAGATATATGAGGATCTTGATGATAGCAG GACTGCTGCAGAGCCAAGTCAACCTcagaaaaagcaagaaaaagatcttaaaaaccagaaagacagagagaaaaaagagaaagatgcAATTAAGAAGTTTAAA ATAACAACACCCCTGCAGGTTATTCATCAGGTAAAAGCTAAAGCTGACTGTAAGGGTGGGAAACATGACCTGTCCATAAAGAAGGGCGAGTCAATTGATATAATTCGAATCACTGACAATCCAGAGGGTAAATGGCTGGGCCGGAGTCAAGATGGATCAT TTGGTTATGTCAAAACGGAAATGGCTGAGATCGACTTCACCGTCTTGAAGAATAAAGGCCTCTCTCTTCCTCATAACTTGGAAAATGAAGAAGTGTACGATGATGTAGAATCAATGGATGAACAACT GAATATGAATGGGCAGCGGG TTGTTTTACCTCCACCACCAGATGACGATCTGTATGATGATATACCCGATTCCAATGTTAATCCAATCAG